CGGGACTTCCGCTTCCGGCAGCCCACTTCCGTGGGCGCCTGCGCACACCCAACCCGCGACTGGGGGCGTGGCCTGTTGCCATAGCGATCCCCGCCCGCCCGGCCCAGCGGCGGGAGACGAGTGCTGCGTAGTGGTTCGAGGCCATTCGGGACCGTATGGGGCAGATGTTCACGACCACGGAGAGGAAAAGAAAGCGGGTTCGACCCAAACCATTTTGTCGTAGAACGGCACAGGTTGAAGGAGGGAAAGGACACGCCGTTTCCAAATACCCGCCGGCCCTGCCTCCGGGGGCGCGGCCTCCGCGAAGCCAATCCGCTCCTCGCTTCAGGGATGGACACCGCCCCTTTCCCCTCGGGGGCTGGTTATTTACGTGTCTATTGATCTTTCCGACTCCGCGTAACCAATCCTCTGCCTACATCCGGAGGGGCGTGGACCTGCGCCCCGGAGGGCGCCTGTTTAACGTGATCAAACGCTTCTCATTGGCTTCTCCTCCTCCGCTGAGGCGGAGTCCACCCCTTCCGCGCTCCCTTTTGGGTTGTGCAGCCCTCCGGGGGAACCAACCCCAAAGCCCGCGGGAGACGGGGAGGCGTGTCCTCAGAGCGGGAGTCCCCATTGGCTTCAGTGCTGGCAGGAGGGTCGGATGGTTCAGCCGCTCTTGTTCTTTGGTCCGCTGATTTCATGGGGTGGGACTTGGCTTGGCCTAAATTCTATCCGCGGTCCCGGACCGGTTTCAGGGCGAAGCTGCCATGCGTTCCGGGGGCCGCGGGCGGCCCCGGCCACGGCCCGGAGAACGCGGCCTCTTGGAGCCACCCTCACCGCCCAAGCGCCGCCTGCTACCGCGGGTACCGCTGTTGCCCCTGCTGCTGCTGGCGCTGGCCGTGGCCTGGGCGTTCTACACCATCTGGAGCGGCTGGCACCGCCGGACGGAGGAGCCGCCGCCGGCCCGGGAGCTGCGGGTGAggccgggcggggggcgggcaCCGCGGGGGCCCTCATTCCCCGGCTCCCCTTCCCTAAGGTCTCAGGTTGACGTGGCTTTCTCGTATGGCCCTAACCGCAGGTGCCACTGTCTCGGTCATTAGATCGCACGCCCCTTGCCAATGGAATGAAGCTTCGGGCTTGTTCTGTAACAGTGGCTCCGCTTTAAGAGGAAGGGTCTGGAGTAATAAGACAGAGTTCTGGGTTCTAATCCTAAAGTCAGCTATTTGGCGGAGTCCCTTCTTCTCGCTGGACCTCGATTTCCCCATCAGGGTTGGGGTGGGCTGGACCGGATGGGCTTGGAGGGACTTTTCCTGAGTCTAGAATTTATCCTAGAAACCTCCGATGCTAGAGACCGCGATTAGCGAGAGGAATTGGGGCTTCTTAGGGGTGGCGGCGCCCGGGGTAGGGTCGGAATGGGGGTTGTTATCACACTCTGCTCTTCTctgccccatcccaccccactcCCAAGGGCCCGTTGATCGGAAGCCTCCCCGAAGCCCGGCTGCGGAAGGTGGTGGGGCGACTGGACCCACAGCGTCTCTGGAACGCTTATCTGCGCCCCCTGCTGGTTGTACGGACCCCGGGCAGCCCGGGCAATCTCCAAGTCAGAAAGGTAAAGGGCCCCGCCTCCAACCCCTGATCCGCAGCCCGCCAGGGAACAGGAGATAGGCATTCTGCCTAAGATCCCAAAGCagctaagaggcagagctggggctctgATTGGAGCTAATCTGGCTCTAGAGTCCCACCTGGTAATCACCAGGCTGTACTGCCCCCACCGAAAAcgtgctatgtgctaggcacaagcagcagccctgtgaggtgggtaCCAATGTGATCTTCGttatgcagatggggaaactgaggcccagagcagttaggcatcttgtccaaagcccacagctaataaatggtatACTTAGGGTTTCAACCCAAACAGGTTGGTTCCAGAGCTGGTGCTGTAACATCTCTATATTGCTTCCCAGAAAGCATGGATAGTCATGTGAacactgcctgagttcaaatctcacCTCAGCCACTTGGAGTGTGACCTTGGACtcgtttcttaacctctctgtgcctgtttccttatctgcaaaatggagccaTTGACAGTTCCTACCCCACAGGGTTCCTAGTGCTATTGAAGAGGGAGCTGTGATTAATCTTGTTGGCATCAAGGGGCGGGATCACCCCACCCCTGGCACTCAGTAGAGACTCAGCAGAAGTGTGTCAAGGGAATGATTTAAACCACAGTGGGACTTGTGAGTCAACCTGGCTGCTCTGCACGGCTCAGGTCACATGGCCCTGCTCCCCAGTCCCCGCCCACCCTCCCGCCTCTCTCGCCACTAGTTCCTGGAGGCCACGCTTCGGGCCCTGACGGCAGGCTGGCATGTGGAGCTGGACCCCTTCACGTCCTCGACGCCCCTGGGGCCACTGGACTTTGGCAACGTGGTGGCCACACTTGACCCAGGGGCTGCCCGTCACCTCACCCTTGCCTGCCATTACGACTCCAAGCTCTTCCCATCTGGGTCAGCCCCCTTCGTGGGGGCCACAGATTCAGCTGTGCCTTGCGCCCTGCTCCTGGAGCTGGCCCAAGCCCTTGACTTGGAGTTGAGCAGAGCCAAGAATcaggtgaggagtgggggaaggggaagggtgGGAGTCGGGGCTGCCTCTACCTTGGTCCAAGCCACCACCCTCCCTTACCTGGTTTTGTCTTCCTGCCTCTACTCCACACACAAAGCCACAGGGATCTTTCCACCTTCTGAATGTCAGATCCtgtccctcctctgccctttgggagcccttccatggctcccacctcactcctctgGCATAAGCCAGAGTCCTTATAGTGGCCCATGAGGTGTGCCTTGTTACCTCTCTAGTCTTATCTACCACCTCTCACCCCTCGCTCACTCCACTCTAGCCACCCACCTCATCTGTGTACCTCAAACCCACAAAATTCACTCTCACCGCAGGacatttgcacttgctgtttgctCTGCCCAGAATGTGCTTTTCTCAGACATTTTCCTGGGTGGCTCCCACCCTCATTCAGGTGTCCACTCCAAAGTCAcctcctcaaagaggccttcccAACCCCCCTAAAATAGCTCCTGGCACTATCTCATGCTTTATGCTGCTTTAtgttgacttgtttttctccccaaCTAGAATAAGCCCCATACAGGCAGGGACTTAGCTGCTTTTGTTTCCTGCTGTATTTCCTGGGCCCAGAATATTGCctggcatagaggaggaggtcaataaaaatgtatggaatggggctggcccggtggcttagcggttaagtgcacgcgctccgctactggtggcctgggtttggatcctggacgcgcacccacgcaccgcttctccagccatgctgaggccgcgtcccacatacagcaactagaaggatgtgcaactatgacatacaactatctactggggctttgggggaaaaaaggagaaggattggcaatagatgttagctcagagccggtcttcctcagcaaaaagaggaggattagcacagatgttagctcagggctgatcttcctcacaaaaaaaaaatgtatggaatgaatgaacgaaAACACAAGTCCCCTCACGCTCCTCCCCTGCTCAGCCCCTTCCATGGCTCAAACCCCAGTGCCCCAAGCTCCCTGGCCCTTGCTGAACCCTCGGGCCTTTTCTCAAACCCCTCTCGCCCCAGCCCTGCTCCATgttgcttccctgcctgggaacactcttccctctgctccacTTTGCCAGACCAGCTCCCACTCACTCTCCACGCGAACATCCCTTCCCAACAGACCCAGATGTGCTTCCTGAGCGAGGTTATCCTCCGCCCCCTTCCTACGCGCTCTCAGGACCCTGTAGTTCTCGGAAGCATGTGTCTCAACTGCATTTCACTGTTTGTATAATTATTCATTTGTAGGTCTGTCTCTTTCGCTAAACAAGCTTGAggaataatgaaaataatcagAGCCAACCCTTATTTAGTTACTATAGGCCAGACACTGATCGAGGACCTGGATTCGAATCCCGCCCTGTGATTAGACCTGGATGAACCTCATTTCTACATAAAGAAACAGATGCTTTGGGAAGTTAGTAACTTACCCATGGCTCATCGGCTACGCAGCGGctgagccgggatttgaacccaggcggcCTGGTTCAGAGTCTGTACTCTTGGCTGGTTTGCCCCACTCAGCTGTGCACGCGGGCAGGAAAGCCACGTGGGTGGCTTGAGGCGGGGGCGGCAGCGAGCTGGTCCTGACCACCGGCTCCCGCAGGCGGCCCCGGTGACCCTGCAGCTGCTCTTCTTGGACGGCGAGGAGGCGCTGAAGGAGTGGGGACCCAAGGACTCCCTGTATGGCTCCCGGCACCTGGCCCAGCTCATGGAGTCTGCACCCCACAGTCCCGGCCCCACCAGGATCCAGGCCATTGTAAGACTAGGGCCCCACTGGGTTCTGgcgaggtggggagggggtgatgTGAGGTTGGAGCATTCCGCCTGGCCTCTCCAGTCTGGCCTCTCTTCCCAGGAGCTCTTTATGCTTCTGGATCTCCTGGGAGCCCCCAACCCGACCTTCTACAGTCACTTCCCTCGCACGGCCCGCTGGTTCCATCGACTGCGGAGCATCGGTAAGGGGAAAGGTGGAGGCAGGCACCAGCCTGCGATGCAGGACGGGGGCCGGGATGGGACAGGCATCGGTCCTCTAAGGGGTCCTCcagccttccctctctctctctaaggCACTAGGGCAGAAACACAAAACGATCCCACAGCAGTCAGGGTAGTGATTACGAACAGGGACTAAGGGGTCAGACAGCCCTGGgattgaatcttggctctgcatcttaccagctgtgtgaacttgggcttcatctctctgagcctccatttcctgtctgtaaaatggacatgatggtgatgataatgggGATCTCCCTCCTAGACTCAGAGGGATTAACTGAGACCAGGAACACAGTAAGACTGCAGTAGGGGTAACTGACATTCATTCTTTTTGGGACGATCAGGGCTATACTCccagcccccctgccctcctctgaTTGGTGAGGAGGGCAACCTTTGACCCTGAGGGGCTGACTCTTGCTCTCTAATCCCCACCGCCTGCAGAGAAGCGCCTGCACCGTTTGAACCTGCTACAGTCTCATCCCCAGGAGGTGATGTACTTCCAGCCTGGGGAGCCCTTTGGCTCTGTGGAGGACGACCATGTCCCCTTCCTCCGCCGAGGTACTTGCTatagggaggggtggggagcagggcacCAAGGGAGCCACAGATGGGCCCTGGCCCCTTCCCAGAGGTGGGGACTGGTGGCAAGTggcttaacctctttgtgcctcaatttccttatctgtaaaatggggataataatagcccCTGTCTCAGAGTTGTTGGTAGGGGATTGACTGCGTTAATACATGTAATGAGCTTGCCCCAGTGTCCAGCACATAGGGAGCATTCATGAAATGTTCAATATTATTGTTTGAGCCTCAATGATTGCAGTTTCTTCTAGCTTTTGCCTTTCAAGGTCCTGGCAGCCCAGCAGATTCACCTGAGGAGCTTCAAAAGATGCCCAgtcgtggggctggcctggtggcttagtggttaagttcgcgcatgcTCACTtcagcctgggttcgcgggttcagatcctgggcgcggacctacacaccgctcatcaagctatgctgtggcggtgacccacatacaaaatagagaagattggtacagatgttagctcaggggccatcttcctcaagcaaaaagaaaaaccagaaacatggaggaggattggcaacagatgttagctcagggccaatcttcctcaccaaaaaaaaaaaagtgcccagTCACATTTCAGGCCAGGTAGAGGGGTTCATATCATAGGTTTTAGAACTGGACAGGTCTGGGTTCTAGGATCTGCAATTTACCACTGGTTGACCTAAGGcaaattacttagcctctctgagcccccaTTTCTTCTGGAAGATGAAGAGATATAAACATACTAacacaaatgtgtgtgtatattcatcATCACAGGGttggtgaggattacatgagattaGGTATATAAAATGCCTACTTACACAGTGCTTGGCATCTAGCAAGTGCTAAAAACtgccttttaaatttttactctataatttactcattcaacaaatatgcatTCCCTACTTCTTTATTGATTCATTCGATGAATGCTTCCCAAGGCAGGTGCTGAGCTAGATGTCAGGGATACAGTGATGGCCCATAATCCGCCTGGCTCCTGTCTAGTGGGGGGACAGATATTTAGCAAATCAGGACAAACACAGAGGGAAGCGTTCTGAGGACAGGAACCCAATGTAGTGCTGGGGTTACGAGCAGTGACTCTGGAGacaggcggcctgggttcacattaTGACTGTACTGTTTACAAGAGGCAGAACCTTAGGCAAATCACTCTGTctgcctctgtgcctcagtgtccacatctgtaaaatgggggtaattatAGCACCcactttaaaggattattataAGGATAAaacagggtgtgtgtgtatgatgtATGGCCTTAAACTAGGGCCTGGAATAGAACAAGTACTATATAAGTGCTAACTActaataaagaagagaaaaagagcctAATAATGTATAACTGGAGAGGAGGGTCCAAGACATCTTTCCCTTCTTCTGGTCTTTCCATAATCCATGAAGTTTTGAGTTTCTCTAATTTGTGTTATGAAAACAATAGACATactggatatatttttaaaactaatatgTTGCCCTCACACACTTACAATCATTGTTCAGAGTTCTTCAAGTGCCGGAACGGAGTATCTTCTCGGGGGAGTGGCGGGGGAGCGAGGGAAGGTGACTcaggcctgggcctgggctcctgggtcAGCCGTGGGCCTGACCGAGTCTCCTCTCTCTCCCGCAGGGGTCCCGGTGCTCCACCTCATCTCCACGCCCTTCCCCTCTGTCTGGCACACGCCTGATGACTCTGAAGCCAACCTGCACCCACCCACAGTACATAACCTGAGCCGCATCCTCATTGTGTTCCTGGCTGAATACCTGGGGCTCTAGCCTGCCTGGCTGACTCTGAAGGAGAAGTGTCCAGCAGGAGACGTGCCGAGGGCACCTGGAGCCAATGGAGCTCAAACCGGGCCCGCTTGGGGTGTGCTGGCTTGTCCTTAATACCTTCGGCTCTGCTTGGGCTATGATTGGAAGACCCTCTTTCCTTTGACTATCTTAAGCTGCCACTCTTCAAAGACATAGAAGAGACCAGTATGGGGGTGACAGCCAAAGGAATCAGAGCTCGGCCCTGCCCTGAGGGAAACACTTGGGCTGAAAGTTTGCAGAGGCCAAATGCTGTTCTCAGGTTTAGTCGGCAAACCTCGCATTGGCATCTGGACCAGCAATACAACCCAACCAAATGAATTCCCTGTGCCTCATGT
This genomic window from Diceros bicornis minor isolate mBicDic1 chromosome 34, mDicBic1.mat.cur, whole genome shotgun sequence contains:
- the QPCTL gene encoding glutaminyl-peptide cyclotransferase-like protein isoform X2; translated protein: MRSGGRGRPRPRPGERGLLEPPSPPKRRLLPRVPLLPLLLLALAVAWAFYTIWSGWHRRTEEPPPARELRGPLIGSLPEARLRKVVGRLDPQRLWNAYLRPLLVVRTPGSPGNLQVRKFLEATLRALTAGWHVELDPFTSSTPLGPLDFGNVVATLDPGAARHLTLACHYDSKLFPSGSAPFVGATDSAVPCALLLELAQALDLELSRAKNQAAPVTLQLLFLDGEEALKEWGPKDSLYGSRHLAQLMESAPHSPGPTRIQAIELFMLLDLLGAPNPTFYSHFPRTARWFHRLRSIEKRLHRLNLLQSHPQEVMYFQPGEPFGSVEDDHVPFLRRAFAFQGPGSPADSPEELQKMPSRGAGLVA
- the QPCTL gene encoding glutaminyl-peptide cyclotransferase-like protein isoform X1, whose translation is MRSGGRGRPRPRPGERGLLEPPSPPKRRLLPRVPLLPLLLLALAVAWAFYTIWSGWHRRTEEPPPARELRGPLIGSLPEARLRKVVGRLDPQRLWNAYLRPLLVVRTPGSPGNLQVRKFLEATLRALTAGWHVELDPFTSSTPLGPLDFGNVVATLDPGAARHLTLACHYDSKLFPSGSAPFVGATDSAVPCALLLELAQALDLELSRAKNQAAPVTLQLLFLDGEEALKEWGPKDSLYGSRHLAQLMESAPHSPGPTRIQAIELFMLLDLLGAPNPTFYSHFPRTARWFHRLRSIEKRLHRLNLLQSHPQEVMYFQPGEPFGSVEDDHVPFLRRGVPVLHLISTPFPSVWHTPDDSEANLHPPTVHNLSRILIVFLAEYLGL